Within the Halichoerus grypus chromosome 2, mHalGry1.hap1.1, whole genome shotgun sequence genome, the region CCATTCTTCTTCATGACACTTCTTATAAActgatattctttatttctttagtttttgaaaCCACCCATTAGAATGGAAAGCCcgtgttttgttgactgctttatccccagcacctagaaacAAGCCTGATGCTACATAAGCTCTTGGTGAATATTTGGCGAGTagatggagaaaggaaggaatgttGAGTTGAGGGGTTGCACTGGGGGTTCTCAGGAGGGCAAGGTCACCAAAAAGCAGGCCCTGGGCTCCCCTGGCCAACTTGGCACTCTCTACTGCCAAGTTCAGAGTCTTATGGAGTGCTTCCCCCATTCTCCCCAGCAAATCACCACGCACATCTACTTGTGTGTGTGATGTATTTCATTGCTTTATtcaagtatgtatgtatgtatgtatttatttatttatttttaccagtttTTGGCAATAGGTGGGAAGAGATAGGTTTGGGGCCAGAAGTTCTTCCTCCTCTAGTCTGAGTGGCGGTGTCTCTGGAGAGGATATCGATGCTCAAGGAGGGCCGCAAGTTGTCTTCATCAGGCCGACTCTGTGTCCCACAAATCGCCCACTGAGGCCTGTTGACCCAGAGGACGGCACTGAGCATAATCAGAAACAGGGGCACCTTCAGGAGAATGAGGAGCAGGAAGTGGACGCTGCCGAGCAGGGACCTGTAGGAGGGACACGGTGACTGGCAGGTGTTTCCTCCTGGACATGAggcccaggctctgcctctctcccacctgCCTTTGTGCTCAGGTCCTGTGGCCTCAAAAGTCAATGTCAGCGTCAAAGCTGATTGGTACCAGGGCCGGACGGCCCCACGCTGAGGGCCCCAGGCTCTTGTCCTTCAGCTCAAGCCTCGACCTTGAGCATCCGGACGCAGCAGACAGGTGAGGATGTGGTGGTGAGgaatggagggaaagggagaagaggggacCCAGGAGGCTCAGGCTCCAGAAACAGCTTTCTGAACCCACAGCCCTCAACTCTCACAGGAACTCAGCTCCTGCTGGCACCAATTGAAGAATGAAATGCTCCCTTATAAGCACTCTTCTCCCAAATTAGTCTTGACTCACATTCAGTATGATCGTTGGAGCTGCTCTTCTGCTTAAGCTGCTCAACAACATCAACCTCCGTGAGTGTGCCCCCAAGCTCAGCTCATGGCCAATCCCCTCCCCCTTCCGGGTCCCAGTAACTGTCCCCTCGCCAGATCCTCACAAATGCTGTGTCCCCGCCCCACACTGGGCCTTTGTTGAAGCTCTCCACCTCGCCAGCCCCTCGCCTGGCTCGCAGCCTGTGGGTTTGCCCGATGTCCTCTCCAAAGTCGCACTGGGCTCCTCTTGCACACCCTGTTGGCACCCTGGCTCATATCCTCTTTGCCTGCTGGAGCTCTGGGGCAACTGTGGACAGCCTTGGACTGGCCAGTGGTTTTCCATCTTCAGCTCTCCCACCTCTTTGCCTGAGGACTCTCTTTACCTATAGGAGTGTGTGTGGTTTTCTGAGCAGAACAGGCCAGAAGTGGCACAGAATCCATGTCCCCAGGACGGACCCTCTGCCTACAATACTCTTTCTCCACATAAGGAGCCTTCGCTCACCACTCTGTGAGAAAACAGGAAGCCCCGCCATCTTCCCCCACCTTGAGGACAGATGTATGTGGATCACTGCCCCAGCTTCCTCCCTGCTAGGTGGGACTGCTCTGAGGCGTGTCCTACACTGTATCTCTGAGGCTGTCcagtgggatggagcccagctgCTACTGGGATGGCTCCTCCATCAAAGTACACTTCATTGGCTTTCCCCACCTCCCTGTTCCCTCACTCTACTTCCTGGGATCACCTTTTCATAAACTAATTGCACCAAAGTCCTTGCCTCAGGATCTGATTTTGAAGAAAGCCAAACTTAAACAGGCTCTTTGGTACTTGTTTTCAATGAATCTGGATTGCTTTCATCATGCCCACCATCTTCCTGTGCACCCCATCATCCTATCCATTAATGAGCAATTGGTGTACTGGTTTTACTGGGCTGATGTCACCTGCCCCCACAGCCCCTCTGAGGCCTGTTCACTCAGAGGACAGCACTGAGCATGCTCAGGAGCAGAGGTACCTCCAGGAAGACCAGGAGCCGGAAGTAgatcctgctgagcagggacctgtgGGGGACACGGTGACAGGCAGTGAGCCACATCCTCAGGGAGACGCCCTGGTACCCTCCACAATCCTTCTGTCCCTGTGCCCATGTCCTGAGGCTACAACAGTCCACACAGAGATCAGTCCCAGGAGGGTCCAAGGGCAGGGCAGCCCCACACAACAGACCACGCCTGTGACCCTCAGGCTAACAATGCCCTTGAGACAGGATGTGGCCATGGAGAGGGCCTGGCTCTTGGAGTGACAGGAGGGAGACCCTAGGGAGCAGGCAGGACCTGGGCCAGGGAAAGAGTTCTACCTAAGCCCTCCCCATTGGGGGTTACCCTGTCTGTCGACCAGAAATCAGTGCTGGGGTTATTTATCTGATGTCTGCTCCCCATGAGCAGTGTTTCCCATGAGGGATCGGAAATGTGTGCTTTAGTCCCAGGGAGGATCTGGCACCTGTGCGGTGCCTCCAAAACCTTGGCCTTGAAATTCAGGGGTTCATGATGGAGGGAATGAATGACCCCACTCACCTCTCGGCTCCCTTAGGGGCCTGGTCTTCAACAGATGATTCTCTGGCAAGAgcctggaaggggaaggggctgtAGAAAAGGAAGCCCGGGGGCCCACAGAGCACCTGACTGACCTGGGCCGGGTCCTGAAGGCCCCCTTTGCAAAATACTTGCACGTGCTTTTCCCTGTCTCTGGAGCCCGATTTCCGCAGATACCTGAGTGATGGCTCCCCAAATCCTACAGGTCTCCAGGGAAATGTCTTCTCACTGGCCAGGCCTCCCTGATCATTGTGTATTAAATAGCAATCCCACCACCCCGAAACTCTCCCACACATACTCTCCCCGACCCATGTGTCCTATTTCCTTCAAGCATTCATCGCGAACTGGCATTACTTCTATTGATGAATGTGTTGACTTCTTCACTGTGTGAATTTCCCAACGATTGTCAGAGCAGGCTTGTGTCTAGGTGGCCCAGGGCTGTATCCCTAGAAGAGCACCTGGCACTTGGTAGGACTTCCACAATTCGGTGTAGAGTTGGTAAATAAGTGCAGGACCTAGG harbors:
- the LOC118527272 gene encoding CMRF35-like molecule 6 isoform X5 — translated: MPPRDGRPWLPVALLLLQVPVTLENLTEGDAGTYRCGIDTSWLPGYMIDLTFRVVVSVTPGPSSVRPTSTPGLHRTLPAPTCGTATLQENPNPRQHPGLLPENHLLKTRPLREPRGPCSAGSTSGSWSSWRSLLGSVHFLLLILLKVPLFLIMLSAVLWVNRPQWAICGTQSRPDEDNLRPSLSIDILSRDTATQTRGGRTSGPKPISSHLLPKTGKNK